Proteins co-encoded in one Bremerella sp. TYQ1 genomic window:
- a CDS encoding glycosyltransferase has protein sequence MMPLSLSIETQALQVPMLTQHDAENVAIVVPCFNEADRLDRQAFIDFARANTAFHFVFVNDGSTDNTQEVLCSLRSSSGIRQVAILHLEENSGKAEATRQGILFAQEEIFAEPRGIRFIGYLDADLATPLSELVTMHQRILAAPRIKAVIGSRLKLAGRSIDRTARRRFIGMVFATLTNLFFRLRLRDTQCGAKLFRNERWLSEIFAKPFHDRWLFDVEMFIRMRKLFRTDLHEVVYEQPLERWVDAEGSRLKAKDFLLGPFKLASLFFRYIGPGQYTDIPVDNTTAQPETHSGATTSRRAA, from the coding sequence ATGATGCCCCTCTCCCTTTCTATCGAAACGCAAGCACTTCAAGTTCCAATGCTGACACAACATGACGCTGAAAATGTTGCTATCGTGGTTCCCTGCTTCAATGAAGCTGACCGTTTAGATAGACAAGCATTTATTGACTTTGCCCGAGCCAATACGGCGTTTCACTTTGTCTTTGTGAACGATGGCAGCACGGACAATACCCAAGAGGTACTCTGCTCTCTGCGAAGCTCATCTGGAATACGGCAGGTCGCCATATTGCACCTAGAAGAGAATTCAGGCAAAGCAGAAGCAACACGACAAGGCATTCTTTTTGCTCAAGAGGAAATATTCGCGGAGCCTCGTGGCATAAGATTTATTGGCTACTTGGATGCCGACTTGGCAACCCCGCTTAGCGAGCTTGTTACCATGCATCAAAGAATACTCGCAGCTCCTCGAATAAAGGCCGTGATAGGCAGTCGCCTCAAGTTAGCTGGGCGTTCGATAGATCGCACGGCACGTCGACGGTTTATCGGCATGGTTTTTGCCACGCTAACCAACCTATTCTTCCGACTGAGACTCCGGGATACTCAATGCGGAGCCAAGCTTTTTAGAAACGAGCGATGGCTCAGCGAAATTTTTGCAAAACCGTTTCACGATCGCTGGCTCTTTGATGTCGAGATGTTCATTCGGATGCGAAAGCTTTTCCGGACGGACCTGCATGAGGTTGTTTACGAGCAACCACTGGAACGATGGGTAGACGCCGAAGGAAGTCGCCTGAAAGCGAAAGACTTCTTATTGGGGCCATTCAAACTTGCTTCACTCTTTTTTCGATACATTGGGCCAGGCCAATATACCGATATCCCTGTCGACAATACGACTGCACAGCCAGAAACTCACTCTGGGGCAACGACGTCCCGAAGAGCTGCATAG
- a CDS encoding cell wall metabolism sensor histidine kinase WalK, translating to MRVVGAAIEVEEDGVKWQPSEHTIGVGDDLEIDDVRWIIVDENGREIDHSANMNHSQEAIDAIQRLPKSTQPGSLQFATQGSWRYVWTTMTAPSPKPEGDRELDEFAEIVLTVARPTDELQQKIARLGIFCLLLPSLVWSAAAFIGRAYCQRALRPVNVMSAQIRESKANEFEFRLPKSNQRDELSEMADAFNDLLERMQEAFQRQQRFSGDAAHQLRTPLTVLRGQIDVALMRRRSESNYRKVLETISEQTTQLQNIIESLLFLARNEDDSGAILDRQLLPVDAWMKTYAAGWGALPPEKQISWSIQSQQAIDASPTLLRQLLDNLIENAIKHSPAGTLIHVSATDQADCVMISVEDSGPGISIEDQKYIFEPFYRSSSARSRGVHGTGLGLAIAARIAKHMRGEVTCDSAARNGSRFTVKIPAT from the coding sequence ATGCGCGTTGTCGGAGCTGCTATCGAAGTCGAAGAAGATGGGGTGAAATGGCAACCTTCCGAGCACACAATCGGTGTTGGGGACGACTTGGAAATTGATGACGTTCGCTGGATCATCGTGGATGAAAATGGCCGTGAGATTGATCATTCGGCGAATATGAACCATAGCCAAGAGGCTATCGACGCCATTCAACGTCTACCAAAGTCAACGCAGCCAGGCTCACTGCAATTCGCAACTCAAGGTTCATGGCGATACGTATGGACAACGATGACCGCACCGTCCCCGAAGCCTGAAGGTGATCGCGAGCTAGATGAGTTTGCTGAGATTGTTTTAACGGTTGCACGGCCAACGGACGAATTGCAACAAAAAATTGCCCGACTCGGAATCTTCTGTCTCTTGCTTCCTTCGCTTGTCTGGAGTGCGGCTGCATTCATTGGGAGAGCTTATTGCCAGAGAGCTCTTAGGCCTGTGAATGTCATGTCAGCGCAAATTCGTGAATCGAAGGCGAACGAATTTGAATTTCGCTTGCCAAAATCCAATCAACGCGACGAGTTGTCAGAGATGGCTGATGCATTCAATGATCTGTTAGAGCGAATGCAGGAAGCTTTTCAGAGGCAACAACGGTTTAGTGGAGATGCTGCTCATCAGTTGAGAACGCCTTTGACGGTGTTGCGAGGGCAAATTGACGTTGCTCTGATGCGTCGTCGGAGCGAGAGCAACTATCGCAAGGTCTTAGAGACGATCAGTGAACAAACAACGCAATTGCAAAACATCATTGAATCACTCCTCTTCTTAGCTCGAAACGAAGATGACAGTGGTGCCATTCTTGATCGCCAACTCTTGCCCGTCGATGCGTGGATGAAAACCTATGCGGCAGGATGGGGTGCGCTACCGCCTGAGAAGCAAATTTCCTGGAGCATTCAAAGCCAGCAAGCGATTGACGCTTCACCGACATTGCTCCGCCAACTGTTAGACAACCTGATCGAAAACGCCATAAAGCATAGTCCCGCGGGTACTCTCATTCACGTTTCAGCGACCGACCAAGCCGATTGCGTGATGATCTCTGTCGAAGATTCAGGCCCCGGCATTTCGATCGAAGATCAAAAATACATCTTCGAGCCATTCTACCGAAGCAGTTCTGCCAGAAGTCGCGGCGTTCACGGGACAGGCCTCGGACTAGCAATCGCTGCCCGCATTGCAAAGCATATGCGTGGCGAGGTCACATGCGATTCAGCGGCCAGGAACGGATCACGATTCACCGTCAAAATCCCTGCCACCTAA
- a CDS encoding response regulator transcription factor: MSSRLLIIEDESQIADFLLRGLGEEGFSVQHVSDGRIAWQLLQEETFDLILLDWWLPGEDGIDVLRRFRGINRETPVLFLTARDSVSHKVEGLDAGADDYLAKPFAFAELLARVRALLRRPNQPSGLHLEYGDVRADLGSQKATRDGSTLGLTAKEFSLLCLFLQNPGKVLTRTRIFDTVWGDTFDGLSNTIEVHIKELRRKLEQYGPRVIQTRRGRGYVLEANSPEDELT, from the coding sequence ATGTCTAGCCGCCTGTTAATCATTGAAGATGAATCGCAAATTGCCGATTTTTTGTTGCGTGGTCTAGGAGAGGAGGGGTTTAGCGTCCAGCATGTATCAGACGGGCGCATTGCTTGGCAATTATTGCAAGAGGAAACATTCGATTTAATTCTTCTCGATTGGTGGCTACCTGGCGAGGATGGAATTGACGTGCTGCGTCGATTCAGAGGCATTAACCGCGAAACGCCAGTCTTGTTTTTGACTGCGCGAGATTCGGTTTCCCATAAAGTAGAAGGTCTTGATGCAGGGGCTGACGATTATTTGGCGAAACCATTCGCATTCGCTGAACTGCTGGCTCGCGTGCGAGCCCTTTTGCGACGCCCCAATCAACCGTCAGGATTGCATTTAGAGTACGGCGATGTCCGAGCAGATTTAGGAAGTCAGAAAGCAACACGAGATGGATCGACGCTCGGCCTGACGGCTAAGGAGTTTTCGCTGCTCTGCTTATTCTTGCAGAATCCGGGCAAAGTACTGACGCGTACACGGATCTTTGACACCGTCTGGGGCGATACCTTTGATGGTCTCTCGAACACTATTGAAGTTCATATCAAAGAACTTCGGCGAAAGCTGGAGCAATACGGTCCGAGGGTAATACAAACAAGACGTGGACGCGGATACGTGTTAGAAGCGAACTCACCGGAAGACGAACTGACATGA
- a CDS encoding metallophosphoesterase, which yields MSFDRRFFIRSSSLLVAGGLSGILNHNHHALGAPKFTEKPSFQPRALLATWQRDPTTTMTLQWLGENEQDGLTRNLWYRQSGQNTWREIPHVARRFPHTDLWQFRAELVDLVPDATYRIRIGLDSPQESVRTMPAKATNEITFVSGGDSGTGNAARRTNQVAAIQSPRFVIMGGDLAYENGKSASTFLKFLDQYSEDLRDDRGHLIPLVACIGNHETDGFYGKTRSKAPFFYAMFDGLYPETGYATLDFGDYLSLVLMDSGHTSSVHGEQTDWLKKTLKQREDHPNVFVVNHVPMYPCVRGADGELHASMRKHWSPLLERYNVDAALEHHDHAFKRTHRIKDGLVNERGILYLGDGSWGKIRSPDGPDDRPFLAKSTESYHLSLHRLQGKDRFHLALSDEGKVVDVVHTRKLGHMRSK from the coding sequence GTGTCATTCGATCGTCGCTTTTTTATTCGATCATCTTCGCTGCTTGTCGCTGGCGGTTTGTCAGGCATTTTGAATCACAATCATCACGCGTTGGGAGCTCCAAAGTTTACGGAGAAACCCTCCTTTCAGCCTCGTGCCCTCCTTGCGACTTGGCAGCGTGATCCCACCACAACGATGACCTTGCAATGGCTGGGCGAGAATGAACAAGACGGACTGACTCGAAATCTTTGGTATCGACAAAGTGGGCAAAATACGTGGCGGGAGATACCTCATGTCGCTCGTCGATTTCCCCATACCGATCTATGGCAATTTCGTGCCGAATTGGTTGATTTAGTGCCCGACGCGACCTACCGCATTCGCATTGGGCTCGACTCACCACAAGAGAGCGTACGGACAATGCCAGCCAAAGCAACTAATGAAATTACCTTTGTGTCAGGCGGCGATAGTGGCACCGGAAACGCCGCCCGCAGAACCAATCAGGTTGCCGCGATTCAGTCACCGCGTTTTGTCATCATGGGAGGAGACCTCGCGTACGAAAATGGAAAATCGGCCAGTACCTTCTTGAAGTTTCTCGATCAGTACTCCGAAGACTTACGTGACGACCGTGGGCACCTGATTCCACTTGTGGCCTGCATAGGCAATCATGAAACGGATGGTTTCTACGGTAAGACACGATCCAAGGCCCCCTTCTTTTACGCGATGTTTGACGGCCTGTACCCAGAAACAGGTTACGCCACTCTTGATTTCGGCGATTACCTCTCCCTTGTGTTAATGGATTCTGGACACACATCGTCTGTCCATGGCGAGCAAACCGACTGGCTTAAGAAAACACTTAAGCAGCGTGAAGATCATCCCAACGTGTTTGTTGTAAATCACGTTCCTATGTATCCATGCGTACGTGGTGCGGACGGAGAGCTACACGCTTCGATGCGAAAACACTGGAGTCCGCTACTAGAGAGATACAACGTTGACGCCGCCTTAGAACACCACGATCACGCGTTTAAGAGAACGCATCGAATTAAGGACGGTTTGGTCAATGAGCGAGGAATCCTTTATCTCGGCGACGGCTCGTGGGGCAAGATTCGTTCACCAGATGGACCGGACGATCGTCCTTTTCTCGCTAAATCGACCGAGTCGTATCACTTGTCGCTGCATCGGCTTCAAGGAAAAGATCGTTTTCATCTTGCGTTATCTGATGAAGGCAAAGTTGTCGATGTCGTGCACACTCGAAAACTGGGACACATGCGTTCGAAGTAA
- a CDS encoding carboxypeptidase-like regulatory domain-containing protein: MISARLFHLSSILLAVAVLGCSSATGTVEGTITVDGEPVQGVEVIYQCPSFSAEGSGITNSEGHYRVFYGRGNRDLPIGEYQLSLGIMLPEDSSGASGKLHKKVKLFNDNSRSEQVKSGNNVIDIEVSKGSA, translated from the coding sequence ATGATTTCAGCACGATTATTCCACCTGTCTAGCATCCTATTGGCCGTTGCAGTACTTGGTTGTTCGTCCGCAACAGGTACAGTTGAAGGAACTATTACCGTAGACGGCGAGCCAGTTCAAGGTGTTGAGGTGATTTATCAATGCCCTAGCTTTTCGGCTGAAGGCTCTGGTATCACCAATTCGGAAGGTCACTACCGAGTATTCTATGGCCGAGGCAACCGTGATCTTCCTATCGGGGAATATCAGTTGTCACTCGGAATCATGTTGCCTGAAGACTCAAGTGGTGCCAGTGGCAAGCTTCACAAAAAAGTGAAGCTCTTCAATGACAACTCAAGATCGGAACAAGTCAAGTCGGGCAATAATGTAATTGATATTGAAGTGAGCAAGGGCTCGGCTTAG
- a CDS encoding DUF1559 domain-containing protein, producing the protein MSSTTLRRPGFTLVELLVVIAIIGVLIALLLPAVQQAREAARRMQCNNNLKQIGLALHNYHDTFGCLPAGYHDVDYAYRLEPIYGWAVSILPFLELNNLFEELDPNHIPLRARYHSGYTADDQRLLQTRIDAYRCPSDIAGDTHAFVFGATDHFYPGTSNYVAYGGAGDTTVTLRDNNDAHGTFFGGSYLKFRDITDGTSNTFFVGERDASKVGPSSSGHTTNFGAAVWAGVASRTNSHRPYRTLTHAVYRPNHDYVAALDDESNIYNGRGVSSLHPGGVNVLLGDGSVQFVSETIEHYYTYRYMVWRNDGNVVSEY; encoded by the coding sequence ATGTCTTCAACGACACTTCGACGTCCAGGTTTTACTCTGGTCGAACTCTTAGTTGTTATTGCTATTATTGGGGTTTTGATCGCTCTTTTGCTGCCGGCGGTCCAGCAAGCACGAGAAGCTGCTCGCCGAATGCAGTGCAACAACAATCTGAAGCAGATTGGGCTGGCTCTACACAACTACCATGATACCTTTGGATGTCTGCCTGCAGGTTATCATGACGTCGACTACGCCTATCGTCTTGAGCCGATCTATGGCTGGGCCGTTTCGATTTTACCATTCTTGGAATTGAACAACCTCTTCGAGGAACTCGATCCTAATCACATTCCGTTAAGAGCTCGCTATCATTCTGGCTACACCGCAGATGACCAGCGCCTTCTTCAAACACGAATTGACGCGTATCGCTGTCCCTCGGATATCGCCGGGGATACCCACGCGTTTGTCTTTGGTGCGACGGATCACTTCTACCCAGGAACATCAAATTATGTTGCCTACGGAGGAGCTGGCGATACAACGGTGACGCTTCGCGACAACAACGACGCGCATGGTACATTCTTCGGCGGATCGTATCTTAAGTTTCGTGATATCACAGATGGAACCTCGAACACGTTTTTCGTTGGTGAACGAGATGCAAGTAAGGTCGGTCCATCAAGTAGTGGCCATACAACAAACTTCGGTGCCGCAGTTTGGGCTGGTGTCGCTAGCCGAACGAATTCCCATCGTCCTTACCGAACCCTTACTCATGCGGTCTACCGTCCGAATCATGACTATGTTGCGGCTCTCGATGACGAGTCGAACATATATAACGGGAGAGGAGTTAGTAGTCTTCATCCCGGGGGTGTCAACGTGCTGTTGGGGGATGGTTCGGTCCAGTTCGTCTCCGAGACCATTGAGCATTACTATACGTACCGCTACATGGTTTGGCGAAACGACGGCAATGTCGTAAGTGAGTACTAA
- a CDS encoding amidohydrolase family protein codes for MMFARLSRHLCTLLLLLLIAMSAQAKDDLVLANATIYDGTGDPPIVGYVAVDNGKISAIGEGQPPEATWTIDAKGLVVCPGFIDLHTHSDSGVVSPTRRACVNYLLQGCTTSVTGNCGSGKRLVGAFYDQIDEAGAGTNVAHLIPQGTLRRYVVGNEDREVTDEEMQQMRDMVQKAMEHGAWGMSTGLIYSPGIFTPTEELIDLTTIVAQHGGIYASHIRNEEADLLPAIEEAIKIGKESGCPVHISHIKSAGTSNWGGAHLAIRTIEEARAANYQVTADQYPYTALSTTLTPILFPGWARSGGKSKLSERLDDPETGAKIRDEVAKKLADISDGERIYIIRCSSFPSYAGQNLKQIAASEGATSLAIAEKIVRGSGASIISFAMSEDDVRQIMKRPWVATASDSSTRLPGASRPHPRGYGTFPRKLGFYSLREEVVPLEHAIRSATGLPADIIGFTDRGYLKPGMAADIVVFDPEKLIDKATFDQPNQYSQGVAYVFVNGTVAVSEGIPTGALAGKALRKPQKDTSKKASSK; via the coding sequence ATGATGTTCGCACGATTGTCCCGTCACCTGTGTACGCTTTTGCTGCTCTTGTTGATAGCGATGTCGGCACAAGCCAAAGATGACTTGGTTTTGGCTAACGCGACGATTTATGACGGAACAGGAGATCCTCCGATCGTCGGTTACGTAGCCGTTGACAACGGAAAGATCTCTGCCATCGGAGAAGGCCAGCCTCCGGAAGCGACCTGGACGATCGATGCCAAAGGGCTCGTCGTATGTCCTGGATTTATTGACCTGCATACTCATAGCGACTCAGGTGTCGTGTCACCAACGCGACGGGCCTGCGTGAACTATTTATTGCAGGGATGTACGACCTCTGTAACTGGCAACTGCGGAAGTGGCAAGCGATTAGTAGGGGCGTTTTACGATCAAATCGACGAAGCGGGAGCTGGTACGAACGTCGCTCATCTGATTCCTCAGGGGACGCTACGTCGCTACGTGGTTGGCAACGAAGATCGGGAAGTAACCGATGAGGAAATGCAGCAGATGCGAGACATGGTTCAGAAGGCGATGGAGCATGGCGCCTGGGGGATGTCGACGGGCTTAATTTATTCGCCTGGAATATTTACCCCGACGGAGGAGTTAATCGACTTAACCACGATCGTCGCACAGCATGGTGGTATCTATGCGAGTCACATTCGAAATGAGGAAGCCGATCTTTTACCGGCGATCGAGGAGGCCATTAAGATCGGCAAAGAGTCGGGCTGCCCGGTTCATATTTCCCATATCAAGTCCGCGGGAACCTCGAACTGGGGTGGAGCTCACTTAGCCATCCGAACAATTGAAGAGGCTCGCGCGGCGAACTATCAAGTGACAGCTGATCAGTATCCGTACACGGCTCTTAGTACGACGCTCACGCCGATTCTGTTTCCCGGTTGGGCTCGCTCTGGTGGCAAATCCAAGTTGTCGGAACGTTTGGATGATCCAGAAACAGGTGCCAAGATTCGCGATGAAGTTGCTAAGAAACTAGCTGATATCAGCGATGGCGAGCGAATCTATATCATTCGCTGTTCATCGTTTCCCAGCTATGCAGGACAGAACTTGAAACAAATTGCCGCATCAGAAGGTGCGACTTCGCTTGCAATCGCTGAAAAGATTGTGCGCGGAAGCGGCGCTAGTATTATCAGCTTCGCCATGAGCGAAGACGACGTGCGGCAGATTATGAAACGGCCATGGGTAGCAACCGCGTCTGACTCTTCGACTCGGCTTCCCGGAGCGAGCCGTCCCCACCCGCGAGGATATGGCACGTTTCCGCGAAAGCTCGGGTTCTATTCACTGCGTGAAGAAGTCGTACCGCTCGAACATGCAATTCGCAGCGCCACTGGACTTCCTGCCGATATTATTGGCTTTACCGACCGAGGATATCTCAAGCCGGGTATGGCTGCAGATATCGTTGTGTTTGATCCCGAAAAACTCATCGACAAAGCGACATTTGACCAACCCAATCAGTATTCGCAAGGCGTCGCTTACGTCTTTGTGAATGGTACCGTAGCCGTCAGTGAAGGAATTCCTACTGGTGCTTTAGCCGGAAAGGCGCTTCGCAAGCCGCAAAAAGATACAAGCAAGAAAGCATCTTCAAAGTAA
- a CDS encoding FAD-binding oxidoreductase, with translation MVTLSNPKVELHKSESKQGSTLAPGQKPVVIVGGGVIGAACAYYLSMLGSRVVVIDQEAFGNACSHGNCGYVSPSHILPLCRPGAVLSSLKTLFARNSPFKIRARLDPKMWWWFLRFALRCNHSSMIEAGHARHALLNSSRQLYQSMMDDGQLGDCEWEAVGLMFVHSDRPHFESFEKTNQLLMREFDTSFERLDQAELLHREPALRDVVCGAWMFEGDAHLRPHLLMKSWRRLLEEQGVEIREQCEFYDLDSNGSNAHAIETNQGRIEADQVIFATGAWSRMIQQKLKARIPVEPGKGYSITMQRPEVCPKYPMLFEDHRVGISPTASAFRIGSTMEFAGYDSSLREDRLQLLTDTAKFYLHDPIRDPFVERWYGWRPMSCDEIPLVGRVPRYSNVWLAAGHSMLGLSMATATGKLISEMMTGQTPHIDPHPYRPSRF, from the coding sequence ATGGTAACTTTGTCGAATCCGAAAGTGGAACTGCATAAGTCTGAAAGTAAGCAGGGTAGTACCCTCGCGCCAGGGCAAAAGCCAGTTGTCATTGTCGGCGGGGGAGTGATTGGAGCGGCATGTGCCTACTATCTATCGATGCTGGGAAGCCGAGTCGTCGTAATCGATCAAGAGGCTTTCGGCAACGCATGTTCACACGGCAACTGTGGCTACGTTTCGCCTAGCCATATTCTTCCGCTTTGCCGGCCGGGAGCCGTGCTTTCTTCGTTGAAGACACTGTTCGCAAGGAACTCGCCTTTCAAGATTCGTGCCCGACTCGACCCAAAGATGTGGTGGTGGTTTCTTCGATTTGCTCTGCGTTGCAACCACTCCAGCATGATCGAAGCGGGGCATGCTCGGCACGCCCTGTTGAACTCTTCACGTCAACTGTACCAATCGATGATGGACGACGGCCAACTGGGTGACTGCGAGTGGGAAGCGGTGGGTTTAATGTTCGTCCATAGCGACCGCCCTCATTTCGAGTCGTTTGAAAAGACCAATCAGCTGCTGATGCGGGAGTTTGATACAAGTTTCGAGCGACTGGATCAGGCCGAGCTTCTTCATCGTGAACCGGCACTGCGTGATGTGGTTTGTGGTGCCTGGATGTTTGAGGGAGACGCGCATTTACGTCCGCACCTTCTGATGAAATCGTGGCGAAGATTACTGGAGGAGCAGGGCGTTGAAATTCGCGAGCAGTGCGAGTTTTATGACTTGGACTCGAATGGAAGTAATGCTCACGCCATTGAGACAAATCAGGGAAGAATTGAAGCGGACCAAGTGATCTTTGCCACAGGTGCCTGGTCTCGCATGATTCAGCAAAAGCTCAAAGCTCGAATCCCCGTAGAGCCTGGCAAGGGCTACTCGATTACGATGCAGCGTCCTGAAGTTTGTCCTAAATATCCCATGCTGTTTGAGGACCATCGAGTCGGTATCTCTCCCACAGCAAGTGCGTTTCGGATCGGTTCGACGATGGAGTTCGCTGGGTACGACTCGTCCTTGCGAGAGGATCGACTTCAGCTGCTGACTGATACCGCGAAGTTTTACTTGCACGATCCAATTCGAGATCCGTTTGTCGAGCGTTGGTACGGATGGCGACCCATGAGTTGTGACGAAATCCCTTTGGTTGGACGTGTGCCGCGTTACAGCAATGTCTGGCTTGCTGCTGGGCATAGCATGCTTGGACTGTCAATGGCTACGGCAACCGGCAAGCTCATTTCAGAAATGATGACCGGTCAAACACCTCACATCGATCCCCATCCTTACCGACCCAGCCGTTTTTAA
- a CDS encoding DNA-binding transcriptional regulator has product MSSDRSIVVLVETYDSWGRNVVESISRFAQLARWSLVISPRDNDGRLHLPPQWNGDGVIAMLRDAAMVDHLLDAHVPVVDVDAIMQHVGGVGRVITNDNLRVSMAVEHFRAMNFRHFATYAPRVNRYPDWRSQLFREVVEEAGFECFDFHDACGENFGWFADSKEVASWIRQHPTPLAVFSPDPVPARQLAEICQWEEIRVPDEVGILAGDTDDLLCSIAFPPISSIELDCYRIGQEACRLLAGMIEGKEPPDEPIRIAPLRVIPRHSTEILAVSDQEVAEVLRFIRSRACEPIRVTDILEVFPISRRRLEQKFRSLLGRSIAEEIRRVRLEQARQLLVETTLSTSSIATKCGFSSGVELAHAFRKYHGIRPSDLRKRR; this is encoded by the coding sequence ATGTCGAGTGATCGGTCGATCGTCGTTTTAGTGGAAACTTATGACAGCTGGGGACGCAACGTTGTCGAGTCTATTTCTCGTTTCGCTCAACTCGCACGTTGGTCCCTGGTGATCTCACCTCGCGATAACGACGGGCGATTGCATTTGCCACCTCAGTGGAATGGAGATGGGGTAATCGCCATGTTGCGCGATGCGGCCATGGTCGACCACCTTCTGGATGCCCACGTTCCGGTCGTGGACGTCGATGCGATAATGCAACATGTTGGTGGAGTCGGGCGAGTCATTACCAATGACAATCTCAGAGTGTCGATGGCGGTCGAGCACTTCCGGGCAATGAACTTTCGCCACTTTGCGACCTACGCTCCGAGGGTGAATCGATATCCCGATTGGCGATCGCAGTTGTTTCGCGAGGTGGTCGAGGAAGCGGGTTTTGAATGTTTCGACTTCCACGACGCTTGCGGTGAAAACTTCGGTTGGTTTGCTGACTCGAAAGAGGTGGCCAGCTGGATCCGACAACATCCAACTCCACTAGCAGTCTTTTCTCCCGATCCTGTTCCTGCTCGACAACTTGCGGAGATTTGCCAGTGGGAAGAAATTCGCGTCCCGGATGAGGTCGGGATATTGGCAGGTGATACGGATGACTTGCTGTGTTCCATCGCCTTTCCGCCAATTTCCAGTATCGAGCTTGATTGCTATCGGATTGGTCAAGAGGCGTGTCGTTTACTCGCCGGGATGATCGAAGGCAAGGAGCCGCCGGATGAGCCGATCCGTATTGCTCCGCTGCGAGTCATTCCTCGCCATTCCACCGAAATTTTAGCCGTGTCAGATCAGGAGGTTGCGGAGGTTCTCCGGTTCATTCGTTCCCGAGCATGCGAGCCAATCCGGGTAACCGATATCCTTGAGGTATTTCCAATCTCGCGACGTCGTTTGGAACAGAAATTTCGCTCTCTACTTGGCCGTTCGATTGCTGAGGAAATTCGTCGCGTCCGCTTAGAGCAAGCTCGGCAATTACTTGTCGAGACGACACTGTCGACTTCAAGCATTGCGACCAAATGTGGCTTTTCCAGCGGAGTCGAATTGGCCCATGCTTTCCGGAAGTATCACGGCATCCGGCCGTCAGATCTTCGCAAACGTCGATGA
- a CDS encoding isoaspartyl peptidase/L-asparaginase family protein, translating to MALSICFLATAFACGRLSAEKPQWAIALHGGAGFVSKDISPERLQQYKRALSEALREGESILSSGGSALDAVERTVTVLEDASCFNAGKGAVFNAEGFHQMDASIMDGRDLSCGAVAAVETIRNPIQLARSVMEKTPHVLLTSEGAEAFAKSQNIATVSPDYFYDGTRWQQLQKKLLSKGQPVPEAPKYQLPTTMNQEGDLSDQDISRGTVGCVALDQRGNLAAATSTGGMTGKMVGRVGDSPIVGAGTYADNQGCAVSATGSGEEYIRHTIAAQVNWRIRFANQSLSEAMQACINEVLKPGDGGLIAVDKQGNISFEFNTSSMSRAWANSTGARGIAIWREKFAD from the coding sequence TTGGCGCTTTCGATCTGCTTTCTAGCAACGGCGTTCGCCTGCGGCCGACTCTCCGCGGAAAAACCGCAGTGGGCAATCGCTTTGCACGGCGGGGCAGGATTTGTTTCGAAGGATATCTCGCCAGAGCGGTTGCAGCAATACAAGAGAGCTCTGAGTGAAGCACTTCGCGAAGGAGAATCTATCTTAAGCTCAGGCGGCTCAGCACTTGATGCTGTCGAGCGAACCGTCACGGTTCTTGAAGATGCGTCTTGCTTCAACGCAGGCAAAGGAGCCGTATTCAATGCCGAGGGATTTCACCAGATGGACGCCTCGATCATGGACGGAAGAGACCTATCATGCGGCGCCGTCGCAGCCGTGGAAACGATTCGCAATCCTATTCAGCTGGCCCGATCTGTGATGGAAAAGACGCCGCATGTCTTACTGACATCCGAAGGAGCTGAAGCGTTTGCCAAATCACAAAACATTGCCACGGTATCGCCTGATTACTTTTACGATGGCACCCGATGGCAGCAACTGCAAAAGAAACTTCTCAGCAAAGGACAGCCAGTTCCGGAGGCACCCAAATATCAACTGCCTACGACGATGAATCAGGAAGGAGACCTTAGCGATCAGGATATTTCACGCGGAACCGTAGGGTGCGTAGCATTGGATCAACGGGGAAATCTTGCGGCGGCAACCAGCACCGGAGGAATGACGGGAAAAATGGTCGGACGCGTCGGCGACTCACCGATCGTCGGCGCGGGAACCTATGCTGACAATCAAGGATGCGCCGTCAGTGCTACAGGAAGCGGCGAAGAGTACATCCGTCATACAATTGCGGCGCAGGTAAACTGGCGCATAAGATTTGCCAATCAATCGCTTTCTGAAGCGATGCAAGCGTGCATCAACGAGGTACTCAAACCCGGCGACGGAGGCCTTATCGCAGTCGACAAACAGGGCAACATATCATTTGAATTCAACACAAGTTCAATGAGCCGTGCCTGGGCTAACTCAACTGGAGCCCGTGGTATTGCCATCTGGAGAGAGAAGTTTGCTGACTAA